Within the Ciona intestinalis unplaced genomic scaffold, KH HT000068.2, whole genome shotgun sequence genome, the region TAATCAGGTACAGTGTCTGGACTCGGGGCTTTCAAACCCATAGTACTGCAAACCCACTTAGCAAACTCATACTGGGTTAAgctaacatttttaataaatggaGCTTTCATTAGTTCTCCGAGATCTGATCGCTCTTTCGGTTCTTTCTTCAAGCAACTCGCCACGAAATCACAAAAATCTTTCTCGAAAATTCCTTGTGGGAGTTTCGGTGCTGGCTAAGACagagaataaaaaattttacttCAATTTTCTTATATGGGCTTATATGTTATAATGGTTAAAAGAAATAGCAATTAGGtcttttaatataatatacattaagaaaatgattttatatatatacttttattgattgtttattatgcattgtttattatattgatTATACAGTATGTATGAATTTTGGTGCTTGCTTacataaacaatgaaaatttagtaaaaaaaacttagtaAGATACTTTTAACTAACACGAATTGCAATTAATTTGTATGTatagtgtaaaataaatgccTACCTCATTCACAATGTAATCAAGCAGCTCAAAGATTGCCATTGGTCGTGCAACATCATGTGGGTTTGGTGCTTTACCACTTCCCCCTGACACTTCAGTGTTGAATATGGCTGCTATTTGGCTGGCTGTGGGTGGCGGGATAGGGAATCTACCAATTGCCATTTCAATAAGTGAGAGACCAAGAGACCAGATATCTGAAAGGATTGTATACTTGGATCCTTGCAAGCGTTCTGGGGCCATGTATGATCTTGTCCCTACAAACGAGTTGGCCATTGAGTCGATCAGTTGCCCGCTCACGCCAAAATCACATAACTTAATCTCTCCTCGGGAATTAACGAGAATATTTGATGGTTTTACATCGCGATGAATGATGCTACGTTCTTCTCTTAAGTACTTGAGGCCAAGGATAACAGCTTTGCTCACTTTTCCCAAGTAAATCTCAGGAATTTTTCGCGCCTTCTTCAGCACTAAATCAAGCGACCCAGCGTCCATGCTTTCCATACAAATACTGATTTCCCCATCACTGTAAAAAGTCCCATAATACCCAACAATGTACGGGCTTCTACAATCATGCAAAACCTGCAATTCTCGTGTGATTTGGTTCAAGATGGCTTGCTTCACTTCCAAATGAATAAGTTTCCGCGCCATGACAAAGCCAGTTGCGTTGTGCACCACAAGATGAACAACACCCCCATTTCCGGCACCCAGTTCTCCTTTCTTTGTGAAGTCAGAGTTCTG harbors:
- the mapkk1/2 gene encoding mitogen-activated protein kinase kinase; the encoded protein is MPPKRKLNPLNLTLEGSSPIPNQQVSDLGKKMDELNIDETQRKRLDQFIKQKQKVGVMENAQNSDFTKKGELGAGNGGVVHLVVHNATGFVMARKLIHLEVKQAILNQITRELQVLHDCRSPYIVGYYGTFYSDGEISICMESMDAGSLDLVLKKARKIPEIYLGKVSKAVILGLKYLREERSIIHRDVKPSNILVNSRGEIKLCDFGVSGQLIDSMANSFVGTRSYMAPERLQGSKYTILSDIWSLGLSLIEMAIGRFPIPPPTASQIAAIFNTEVSGGSGKAPNPHDVARPMAIFELLDYIVNEPAPKLPQGIFEKDFCDFVASCLKKEPKERSDLGELMKAPFIKNVSLTQYEFAKWVCSTMGLKAPSPDTVPD